In a single window of the Streptomyces sp. HUAS ZL42 genome:
- the sufU gene encoding Fe-S cluster assembly sulfur transfer protein SufU, which yields MKLDSMYQEVILDHYKNPHGRGLRDGDAEVHHVNPTCGDEITLRVKYDGTKIEDVSYEGQGCSISQASASVLNELLVGKELAEAQKIQETFLELMQSKGRIEPDDAMEEVLEDAVAFAGVSKYPARVKCALLSWMAWKDATAQALGGADAERKTA from the coding sequence ATGAAGCTGGACTCCATGTACCAGGAAGTCATCCTGGACCACTACAAGAACCCGCACGGGCGTGGTCTGAGGGATGGCGACGCCGAGGTTCACCACGTGAACCCGACCTGCGGCGACGAGATCACCCTCCGCGTGAAGTACGACGGCACGAAGATCGAGGACGTGTCGTACGAGGGCCAGGGCTGCTCCATCAGCCAGGCCTCCGCCTCCGTACTGAACGAACTCCTCGTCGGCAAGGAACTGGCCGAGGCGCAGAAGATCCAGGAGACCTTCCTGGAGCTGATGCAGTCCAAGGGCCGGATCGAGCCCGACGACGCGATGGAGGAGGTGCTGGAGGACGCGGTCGCGTTCGCCGGCGTCTCCAAGTACCCCGCCCGGGTCAAGTGCGCCCTCCTGAGCTGGATGGCGTGGAAGGACGCGACGGCCCAGGCGCTGGGCGGAGCCGACGCCGAAAGGAAGACGGCATGA
- a CDS encoding metal-sulfur cluster assembly factor, whose protein sequence is MSDTVEMKPASEEELREALMDVVDPELGIDVVNLGLIYGIHIDDANIATVDMTLTSAACPLTDVIEDQAKSATDGLVSELRINWVWMPPWGPDKITDDGREQLRALGFNV, encoded by the coding sequence ATGAGTGACACCGTGGAGATGAAGCCGGCCTCGGAGGAGGAGCTCCGCGAGGCCCTGATGGACGTCGTCGACCCCGAGCTGGGCATCGACGTCGTCAACCTGGGCCTGATCTACGGCATCCACATCGACGACGCGAACATCGCGACCGTCGACATGACGCTGACCTCCGCGGCCTGCCCGCTGACGGACGTCATCGAGGACCAGGCCAAGTCCGCCACGGACGGCCTCGTGAGCGAGCTGCGCATCAACTGGGTGTGGATGCCGCCGTGGGGCCCCGACAAGATCACGGACGACGGGCGCGAGCAGCTTCGGGCGCTCGGGTTCAACGTCTGA
- a CDS encoding AbfB domain-containing protein has translation MPFKKSQPPQGQPWENGWAPDTSRAPGTRRLWLAGALAVATVASCITAVVMIDNHSDDASTSGKGATTSPAEATGPGLIYFATPSTPGATAPAAKKSPSSAGASSPTTRKQSPTPTASGAATPSKSSSTKPGSSKPPTKWTSVRSVNYPDRYWHASGGYVRLDPVGGSESREDSTFKLVKGLANASCYSFGTADGKYLRHRDFVLRAERNDGSTLFSQDATFCPEWSPYSGAVMLRSVNYPNYALRHKNFVLRLDPYGYNTTNREDFSFRLVDGLA, from the coding sequence ATGCCATTCAAGAAGTCCCAGCCCCCTCAGGGTCAGCCCTGGGAGAACGGCTGGGCCCCGGACACGTCCCGGGCACCGGGAACACGTCGCCTCTGGCTGGCCGGTGCGCTCGCCGTGGCCACCGTCGCGTCGTGCATCACCGCCGTCGTGATGATCGACAACCATTCCGACGACGCGTCGACGTCCGGGAAGGGCGCCACGACATCCCCGGCCGAGGCGACGGGGCCCGGGCTGATCTACTTCGCCACGCCGTCCACGCCGGGCGCCACCGCCCCCGCTGCCAAGAAGAGCCCGTCGTCGGCGGGGGCCTCTTCGCCGACCACCCGCAAGCAGAGTCCCACGCCCACGGCGTCTGGTGCCGCGACTCCCTCCAAGTCGTCCTCGACCAAGCCCGGTTCGTCCAAGCCCCCGACGAAGTGGACCTCCGTGCGCTCGGTCAACTACCCCGACCGTTACTGGCATGCGAGCGGCGGTTACGTGAGGCTCGACCCGGTCGGTGGCTCCGAATCCCGCGAGGACTCCACCTTCAAACTGGTCAAGGGCCTGGCCAACGCCTCCTGTTACTCCTTCGGCACGGCCGACGGCAAGTACCTGCGCCACCGCGATTTCGTCCTGCGCGCCGAACGCAACGACGGATCCACCCTGTTCTCCCAGGACGCCACCTTCTGCCCCGAGTGGTCACCGTACTCGGGCGCCGTGATGCTCCGGTCGGTGAACTACCCCAACTACGCCCTGCGCCACAAGAACTTCGTGCTGCGCCTGGACCCGTACGGCTACAACACCACCAACCGCGAGGACTTCTCGTTCCGCCTCGTGGACGGCCTCGCCTGA
- a CDS encoding multidrug efflux SMR transporter, with protein sequence MGFLFLMSAIAAEVAGTTALKYSDGFSRLWPSVLTVLGYGVSFALLAQTLKTVSVGTAYAIWSGVGTAAIATIGIAFLGEGMTVAKAAGIALIIGGVVVLNLGGAH encoded by the coding sequence ATGGGGTTTCTCTTCCTGATGTCGGCCATCGCCGCCGAGGTGGCCGGCACGACCGCGCTGAAGTACAGCGACGGCTTCAGCAGGCTGTGGCCGTCCGTGCTGACGGTCCTCGGATACGGCGTCTCCTTCGCGCTGCTCGCGCAGACCCTGAAGACCGTGTCGGTCGGCACGGCGTACGCGATCTGGTCCGGAGTGGGCACCGCGGCCATCGCCACGATCGGGATCGCGTTCCTGGGGGAGGGGATGACCGTCGCCAAGGCGGCCGGCATCGCCCTGATCATCGGAGGCGTGGTGGTGCTGAACCTGGGAGGCGCGCACTGA
- a CDS encoding TetR/AcrR family transcriptional regulator codes for MPRRYDPERRQRIIDAAIRVVGKKGIAGLTHRSVAAEADVPLGSTTYHFVTLDELMVAALRQANEGFAKVIAARGGLADSRTDLAADLAGLLGEWLAGDRTGVELECELYLAALRRPALRPVAAEWAQDLADLLAPRTDPLTARALVALMDGICLQVLLTDTPYDEEYAREALARVIPRAAS; via the coding sequence ATGCCCCGGCGCTACGACCCCGAGCGACGCCAGCGGATCATCGACGCGGCGATCCGGGTCGTCGGAAAGAAGGGCATCGCCGGGCTGACCCACCGGTCGGTCGCGGCCGAGGCGGATGTGCCGCTCGGCTCGACGACATATCACTTCGTGACCCTCGACGAGCTGATGGTCGCCGCACTGCGACAGGCCAACGAGGGCTTCGCCAAGGTGATCGCCGCGCGCGGCGGCCTGGCGGACTCCCGCACCGACCTGGCCGCCGACCTGGCGGGACTGCTCGGCGAATGGCTCGCCGGTGACCGCACCGGTGTCGAGCTGGAGTGCGAGCTCTATCTAGCCGCCCTGCGTCGCCCCGCCCTGCGCCCGGTCGCCGCCGAGTGGGCGCAGGACCTCGCCGATCTCCTCGCCCCCCGCACGGATCCGCTCACGGCGCGTGCGCTCGTCGCGCTGATGGACGGGATCTGTCTGCAGGTCCTGCTGACCGACACCCCGTACGACGAGGAGTACGCGCGCGAGGCGCTCGCGCGGGTCATCCCACGCGCAGCCTCCTGA
- a CDS encoding winged helix-turn-helix transcriptional regulator: MARRTSLEDSTCAIAQALDVVGDWWTLLIVRDTARGVHRFDELQRELGLSRKVLTERLRLLVEVGVLDRVPYQERPVRHEYRLTPRGRALLPVLVALQDWGDAWVLGDGATSATAVEASAEARRVHELVGTRIPALRLLDHEGELRDPVADGTPHTVLYCFPGAYARPDAYPPGWSDIPGTPGCTLESCTYRDRLPEFRSAGATVHGVSTQRPDEQRAFAAKERLRFPLLSDAELSLIAALRLPTFRAAGVSRLKRLTLVVDRERVVRYVQYPVTDIAGSVDAALAAVRRLRVG; this comes from the coding sequence ATGGCCCGCAGGACGAGCCTGGAGGATTCCACCTGTGCCATCGCACAGGCCCTGGACGTCGTCGGCGACTGGTGGACCCTGCTGATCGTGCGGGACACCGCGCGCGGGGTGCACCGGTTCGACGAGCTGCAGCGTGAACTCGGGCTGTCCCGGAAGGTGCTGACCGAGCGTTTGCGGCTCCTCGTCGAGGTCGGTGTTCTGGATCGGGTGCCGTATCAGGAACGTCCGGTCCGCCACGAGTACCGGCTCACTCCGCGCGGGCGCGCCCTGCTGCCCGTCCTGGTCGCCCTCCAGGACTGGGGGGACGCCTGGGTGCTGGGCGACGGTGCCACGAGCGCCACGGCAGTGGAGGCGTCCGCGGAGGCTCGGCGGGTTCACGAGCTCGTCGGGACCCGGATTCCCGCGCTTCGACTCCTCGATCACGAAGGGGAGTTGCGCGATCCGGTGGCCGACGGCACCCCGCACACCGTCCTGTACTGCTTTCCCGGTGCCTACGCCCGCCCGGACGCCTATCCCCCCGGCTGGTCGGACATCCCCGGCACGCCCGGCTGCACCCTGGAGTCCTGCACCTATCGGGACCGGCTCCCCGAGTTCCGTTCGGCGGGGGCCACCGTGCACGGGGTCTCCACCCAACGACCGGACGAGCAGCGCGCGTTCGCGGCGAAGGAACGGCTGCGGTTTCCGCTGCTGTCGGATGCCGAGCTGTCCCTGATCGCCGCGCTGCGGCTGCCGACGTTCCGTGCGGCGGGCGTGAGCCGGCTCAAGCGGCTCACGCTGGTCGTCGACCGGGAGCGGGTCGTGCGGTACGTGCAGTATCCGGTGACGGACATCGCGGGGAGCGTGGACGCGGCGCTGGCGGCGGTCAGGAGGCTGCGCGTGGGATGA
- a CDS encoding MFS transporter encodes MRALRELPRSVWLLACGTFANMVVGVGFAFLFLYLTGPRGLTAGEAGLLTGIGGAGLVAGNFTGGWYGDHFGHRRVLLTSAATSGLLLAAVPLLPTPALYLVLPLSQYASGVQRAANSALVAVIVPEGSRRQAFAVVRAAANGGFTVGPILGALVATHLSYDWLYLAEGLGSLGLACWIARVVPPRAAVEPGHDAAGGMWPELRARPAVLLMLAAIFVTDIVYRQQYSTFPVFLADHGLDARVYGAMLAINGGILLCLELPTALALRRRGPLRIVAAGLLLVAAGYAALLPGATLTTAATMMTLLTLGELLYKTTATAYVADEAPAHVQGRFQSLYAGVSISGTVLAPPLGGALYETAPTLLWPLCTALTLAAGGAVLIADRRSGRPRRPRAGSRETTGAGRGGVSQPAAQPVPAPPTVAAGSGAQPAAGSTHRHDPDGPTGRGGPTGRGRGEFDIPPRAPEPPSGSRPRPTAGGKRTATT; translated from the coding sequence ATGCGAGCCTTGCGGGAATTACCGCGCTCGGTGTGGCTACTGGCCTGCGGGACCTTCGCCAACATGGTCGTCGGCGTCGGCTTCGCCTTCCTGTTCCTCTACCTGACCGGCCCGCGCGGCCTGACCGCTGGCGAGGCGGGCCTGCTCACCGGCATCGGAGGCGCGGGCCTGGTGGCCGGCAACTTCACCGGCGGCTGGTACGGAGACCATTTCGGCCACCGACGCGTACTCCTGACATCCGCCGCGACCTCGGGCCTGCTCCTGGCCGCCGTACCCCTGCTGCCGACACCCGCGCTGTACCTGGTCCTGCCCCTCTCCCAGTACGCCTCCGGCGTGCAGCGCGCCGCCAACTCCGCGCTGGTCGCGGTGATCGTGCCCGAGGGCTCCCGGCGCCAGGCGTTCGCGGTGGTGCGGGCGGCGGCGAACGGCGGATTCACCGTCGGCCCGATACTGGGCGCACTGGTGGCGACCCACCTCTCGTACGACTGGCTGTACCTGGCGGAGGGTCTGGGCAGCCTGGGCCTCGCCTGCTGGATCGCTCGGGTGGTACCGCCCCGCGCGGCGGTCGAACCCGGTCACGACGCCGCCGGCGGGATGTGGCCGGAACTACGAGCCCGCCCGGCAGTACTGCTGATGCTGGCGGCGATCTTCGTCACCGACATCGTGTACCGGCAGCAGTACTCGACCTTCCCGGTCTTCCTGGCGGACCACGGCCTCGACGCGCGAGTGTACGGGGCCATGCTGGCGATCAACGGCGGCATCCTCCTGTGCCTGGAACTGCCCACGGCACTGGCCCTGCGCCGCCGCGGACCGCTGCGCATTGTCGCCGCCGGACTGCTGCTGGTGGCCGCGGGCTACGCGGCCCTACTGCCCGGCGCCACCCTCACCACAGCCGCCACGATGATGACCCTCCTCACCCTCGGCGAGCTCCTCTACAAGACCACGGCCACGGCCTACGTCGCCGACGAGGCCCCGGCCCACGTCCAGGGCCGCTTCCAGTCCCTCTACGCGGGCGTCTCGATCAGCGGCACAGTGCTGGCGCCCCCACTGGGCGGAGCCCTGTACGAAACGGCGCCCACCCTCCTGTGGCCCCTGTGCACGGCACTGACCCTGGCGGCCGGGGGAGCGGTACTGATCGCGGACCGCCGCAGCGGAAGACCGAGGAGACCACGCGCCGGCAGCCGCGAGACGACAGGAGCGGGTCGTGGCGGTGTGTCGCAGCCCGCCGCTCAGCCGGTCCCAGCACCCCCCACTGTGGCAGCAGGCAGCGGGGCGCAACCCGCCGCGGGCTCGACGCACCGCCACGACCCCGACGGACCCACGGGCCGTGGCGGACCCACGGGCCGTGGGCGCGGCGAGTTCGACATACCACCGCGCGCCCCTGAGCCACCCTCCGGCAGCAGGCCCCGCCCGACCGCCGGAGGCAAGCGCACTGCCACCACTTGA
- the dapD gene encoding 2,3,4,5-tetrahydropyridine-2,6-dicarboxylate N-succinyltransferase: protein MTDTTAPRTTGAVAAGLATIAADGTVLDTWFPAPELSAEPGPAGTERLDTERTRELLGEHGVAATGRDEVRGVEVVAVRTVISSLDDKPLDTHDAYLRLHLLSHRLVKPNEQNLDGIFGLLANVAWTSLGPVAVDTLETVRLAARARGQHVSVFGVDKFPRMTDYVAPAGVRIADADRVRLGAHLAAGTTVMHEGFVNFNAGTLGTSMVEGRISQGVVVGDGSDIGGGASTMGTLSGGGKERVAIGERSLVGAEAGVGIALGDDCVVEAGLYITAGTKVALPDGQLVKARELSGANNILFRRNSVTGAVQAVPNHAEWGGLNEILHSHN, encoded by the coding sequence ATGACCGACACGACTGCTCCTCGCACCACCGGCGCCGTGGCCGCCGGTCTCGCCACGATCGCCGCCGACGGCACCGTCCTCGACACCTGGTTCCCCGCGCCCGAACTGTCCGCCGAGCCCGGCCCTGCCGGCACCGAGAGGCTCGACACGGAGCGCACCCGTGAACTGCTCGGCGAGCACGGCGTCGCCGCCACGGGTCGGGACGAGGTACGCGGTGTGGAGGTCGTGGCGGTCCGTACGGTCATCTCCTCGCTGGACGACAAGCCGCTCGACACCCACGACGCCTACCTGCGTCTCCACCTGCTCTCGCACCGCCTGGTGAAGCCGAACGAGCAGAACCTGGACGGCATCTTCGGCCTCCTCGCCAACGTCGCCTGGACCTCCCTCGGCCCGGTCGCCGTGGACACCCTGGAGACGGTCCGCCTGGCCGCACGCGCGCGTGGGCAGCACGTCAGCGTCTTCGGCGTGGACAAGTTCCCGCGCATGACCGACTACGTCGCCCCGGCGGGCGTCCGCATCGCCGACGCCGACCGCGTCCGCCTCGGCGCCCACCTCGCCGCCGGCACCACCGTCATGCACGAGGGCTTCGTCAACTTCAACGCCGGCACCCTCGGCACGTCCATGGTCGAAGGCCGCATCTCGCAGGGCGTGGTCGTCGGCGACGGTTCCGACATCGGCGGCGGCGCCTCCACCATGGGCACGCTCTCCGGCGGCGGCAAGGAGCGCGTGGCCATCGGCGAGCGCTCCCTCGTCGGCGCGGAGGCCGGCGTCGGCATCGCCCTCGGCGACGACTGCGTGGTCGAGGCGGGCCTGTACATCACCGCCGGCACCAAGGTCGCCCTGCCCGACGGCCAGCTCGTCAAGGCCCGCGAGCTGTCCGGCGCGAACAACATCCTCTTCCGCCGCAACTCGGTGACCGGCGCGGTCCAGGCGGTGCCGAACCACGCGGAGTGGGGCGGCCTGAACGAGATCCTGCACAGCCACAACTGA